A region of Ursus arctos isolate Adak ecotype North America unplaced genomic scaffold, UrsArc2.0 scaffold_31, whole genome shotgun sequence DNA encodes the following proteins:
- the TEAD3 gene encoding transcriptional enhancer factor TEF-5 produces the protein PGSSTQTFRPARSLLRARRLPLQPGSFRTFRPAPSPRPPFPGPPLSSFGPGGAARPERPPELGPGSGCPAGSGPEPRATSTIASNSWNASSSPGEAREDGPEGLDKGLDNDAEGVWSPDIEQSFQEALAIYPPCGRRKIILSDEGKMYGRNELIARYIKLRTGKTRTRKQVSSHIQVLARKKVREYQVGIKAMNLDQVSKDKALQSMASMSSAQIVSASVLQNKFSPPSPLPQAVFSTSSRFWSSPPLLGQQPGPSQDIKPFAQPAYPIQPPLPPALSSYEPLTPLPPAAASVPVWQDRTIASSRLRLLEYSAFMEVQRDPDTYSKHLFVHIGQTNPAFSDPPLEAVDVRQIYDKFPEKKGGLKELYEKGPPNAFFLVKFWADLNSTIQEGPGAFYGVSSQYSSADSMTISVSTKVCSFGKQVVEKVETEYARLENGRFVYRIHRSPMCEYMINFIHKLKHLPEKYMMNSVLENFTILQVVTSRDSQETLLVIAFVFEVSTSEHGAQHHVYKLVKD, from the exons cccggctccTCAACACAAACTTTCCGTCCCGCTCGCTCCCTCCTCCGCGCCCGGCGCCTCCCGCTCCAGCCCGGCTCATTCCGCACATTCcggccagccccctccccaagaCCCCCCTTCCCCGGCCCCCCTCTCAGCTCCTTTGGGCCCGGCGGAGCGGCCCGGCCGGAGCGCCCCCCCGAGCTCGGACCAG GCTCCGGCTGCCCAGCGGGCTcaggcccagagcccagagcaaCCAGCACAATAGCGTCCAACAGCTGGAATGCCAGCAGCAGCCCCGGGGAGGCCCGGGAGGATGGGCCCGAGGGCCTGGACAAGGGGCTGGACAACGACGCGGAGGGCGTGTGGAGCCCCGACATCGAGCAGAGCTTCCAGGAGGCCCTGGCCATCTACCCGCCGTGCGGCCGCCGCAAGATCATCCTGTCGGACGAGGGCAAGATGTACG GTCGAAATGAGTTGATTGCACGTTACATTAAATTGAGGACCGGGAAGACTCGGACGAGAAAACAG GTGTCCAGCCACATACAGGTTCTAGCTCGGAAGAAGGTGCGGGAGTACCAGGTTGGCATCAAG GCCATGAACCTG gaccAGGTCTCCAAGGACAAAGCCCTCCAGAGCATGGCCTCCATGTCGTCTGCCCAGATCGTCTCCGCCAGTGTCCTCCAGAACAAGTTCAGcccgccctcccctctgccccaagCCGTCTTCTCCACTTCCTCGCGG TTCTGGAGCAGCCCCCCTCTCCTGGGACAGCAGCCTGGACCCTCTCAGGA CATCAAGCCCTTTGCACAGCCAGCCTACCCCATCCAGCCGCCCCTGCCGCCAGCGCTCAGCA GTTACGAGCCCCTGACCCCGCTCCCCCCAGCTGCTGCCTCTGTGCCCGTGTGGCAGGACCGCACCATTGCCTCCTCCCGGCTGCGGCTCCTCGAGTATTCGGCCTTCATGGAGGTGCAGCGAGACCCGGACACG TACAGCAAACACCTGTTTGTGCACATCGGCCAGACGAACCCCGCCTTCTCCGACCCGCCGCTGGAGGCAGTCGACGTGCGTCAGATCTATGACAAGTTCCCTGAGAAGAAGGGCGGACTGAAGGAGCTCTACGAGAAGGGGCCCCCGAACGCCTTCTTCCTCGTCAAGTTCTGG GCCGACCTCAACAGCACGATCCAGGAGGGCCCCGGAGCCTTCTATGGGGTCAGCTCTCAGTACAGCTCGGCCGACAGCATGACCATCAGCGTCTCCACCAAGGTGTGCTCCTTCGGCAAGCAGGTGGTGGAGAAGGTAGAG ACGGAGTACGCGCGGCTGGAGAACGGGCGCTTCGTGTACCGCATCCACCGCTCCCCCATGTGCGAGTACATGATCAACTTCATCCACAAGCTGAAGCACCTGCCCGAGAAGTACATGATGAACAGCGTGCTGGAGAACTTCACCATCCTGCag GTGGTCACGAGCCGGGACTCCCAGGAGACCCTGCTTGTCATTGCTTTCGTCTTTGAAGTCTCCACCAGCGAACACGGGGCCCAGCACCACGTCTACAAGCTCGTCAAAGACTAG